One region of Chitinophaga varians genomic DNA includes:
- a CDS encoding FecR family protein codes for MSRFEFLFRKSLEKTSTEAEQQELMQLIARSQHDETLMQLLDEVIAASGDEKAMPAHRAQEVLAIILQAGTKPRTARRTVRMRWWAAAASLLLLAGAAWYLLRRPVAHTPDTVPVLALQDIRPTAQSAVLTLDDGSQVILDSLHQGSIRNAAGAVIHLGQHTLAYSNNKDAGQAYNTLSTPRGKLFHLILPDGTEVWLNAASSLRYPVSFHAAERVVELNGEAYFEVKQAATRPFRVKTIQESEIRVLGTGFNVNAYTNEPAVTTTLLHGRVQVLAAQRQMLLKPGQQATVAGGDIKAQAADTSQVTAWKEGMFQFDNAGIQQVMNQLERWYDITVIYENGVPDIRFGGKMERELDLRSVLRILEISNVHYRLEGRKLIVTQ; via the coding sequence ATGTCCCGATTTGAATTTTTATTCCGCAAATCGCTGGAGAAAACCAGCACAGAAGCCGAGCAGCAGGAGCTGATGCAGCTGATTGCCCGGTCGCAGCACGACGAAACGCTGATGCAGTTGCTGGACGAGGTGATCGCCGCTTCCGGCGACGAGAAGGCCATGCCTGCGCATCGCGCACAGGAGGTATTGGCCATCATCCTGCAGGCCGGTACAAAGCCCCGCACTGCCCGCCGTACGGTACGTATGCGCTGGTGGGCTGCCGCCGCATCGCTGCTGTTGCTGGCAGGCGCCGCGTGGTACCTGCTTCGCCGCCCTGTTGCGCATACGCCTGACACCGTTCCGGTACTGGCCCTGCAGGACATACGTCCTACTGCGCAAAGCGCCGTTCTCACACTGGACGATGGCAGCCAGGTAATACTGGACAGCCTGCATCAGGGCAGCATCCGTAATGCAGCCGGCGCCGTGATCCATCTGGGGCAACATACATTGGCTTACAGTAATAATAAAGATGCCGGTCAGGCTTACAATACGCTGTCTACTCCCCGTGGAAAACTCTTCCACCTTATCCTGCCCGATGGCACTGAAGTATGGCTTAATGCCGCGAGTTCATTGCGTTACCCTGTCAGCTTCCATGCTGCGGAACGGGTGGTGGAACTGAACGGCGAAGCCTATTTTGAGGTGAAACAGGCTGCTACAAGGCCTTTCCGGGTAAAGACCATACAGGAGAGCGAGATCAGGGTATTAGGGACCGGGTTTAACGTCAACGCCTATACTAATGAACCGGCCGTTACCACTACATTGTTACATGGCCGGGTACAGGTGCTGGCGGCACAACGGCAAATGTTGCTGAAGCCTGGCCAGCAGGCCACTGTGGCCGGCGGCGATATCAAAGCGCAGGCTGCTGACACCAGCCAGGTGACAGCCTGGAAAGAAGGCATGTTCCAGTTCGATAACGCCGGTATTCAGCAGGTGATGAACCAACTGGAACGGTGGTACGATATCACTGTCATCTATGAGAACGGTGTTCCGGATATCCGCTTCGGCGGTAAGATGGAGCGAGAACTGGACCTGCGCAGCGTATTGAGAATACTGGAAATATCTAACGTACATTATCGTCTGGAGGGAAGAAAACTAATCGTCACACAATAA